Proteins encoded by one window of Xanthomonas sp. DAR 80977:
- a CDS encoding phosphatidylinositol-specific phospholipase C1-like protein: protein MRFPSSAHPALDRANRAAVHGARVERINRIRHALFALLSLVPLALHAAPRLNELQYIGSHNSYHAGFAPSEAELWKRTDPAAFATLDYRHPPLAQQFDDGVRQVELDIYADTKGGRYAHPAIVGQIAKAGLPPAPAMAPPGVMEKPGIKVMHVQDLDQRSTCQPLRACLQEVRAWSKRHPNHLPLFVLLETEESPLQLAFPTVVPEPFDSKALDALDAEIRSVFRRGEYLSPDQVRGSAPTLNAAILAHGWPPLAEARGKVVFLLDQHSVGRHYLPGHPSLRGRVCFTNAIPGEDDAAFTERNDGSAEEIARLVKAGYLVRTRTDADLKEPARNDTARRDSMLASGAQLLSTDYPDHEPADSGYVVRFAGDAAARCNPQFPSVNCAGSDLTR, encoded by the coding sequence ATGCGCTTCCCTTCATCTGCTCATCCGGCACTGGATCGGGCGAATCGCGCGGCAGTGCATGGTGCCCGCGTCGAACGTATCAACCGTATCAGGCACGCACTGTTCGCACTGTTGTCGCTCGTTCCGCTGGCGCTGCACGCCGCGCCGCGGCTCAACGAACTGCAGTACATCGGCAGCCACAACAGCTACCACGCCGGCTTCGCTCCCAGCGAAGCCGAACTGTGGAAACGCACCGATCCGGCCGCGTTCGCGACGCTGGATTACCGCCATCCGCCGCTGGCGCAGCAATTCGACGACGGCGTCAGGCAGGTCGAACTGGACATCTACGCCGATACGAAAGGCGGCCGCTATGCGCACCCGGCGATCGTCGGGCAGATCGCCAAGGCCGGACTGCCGCCGGCGCCGGCCATGGCGCCGCCCGGGGTGATGGAAAAGCCGGGCATCAAGGTCATGCATGTCCAGGACCTGGACCAGCGCAGCACCTGCCAGCCGCTGCGGGCATGCCTGCAGGAAGTGCGCGCATGGTCCAAGCGGCACCCGAACCATCTTCCGCTGTTCGTGCTGCTGGAGACCGAAGAATCGCCGTTGCAGCTGGCGTTCCCGACGGTTGTGCCCGAGCCGTTCGACAGCAAGGCGCTGGACGCGCTGGATGCGGAAATCCGCTCGGTGTTCCGGCGCGGCGAGTATCTGAGTCCCGACCAGGTGCGCGGCAGCGCGCCCACGCTCAATGCCGCGATCCTTGCGCACGGCTGGCCGCCCTTGGCCGAGGCGCGCGGCAAGGTGGTGTTCCTGCTCGACCAGCATTCGGTGGGCCGGCACTACCTGCCGGGCCATCCCTCGCTGCGCGGCCGCGTGTGCTTCACCAATGCCATTCCCGGCGAAGACGATGCGGCCTTCACCGAGCGCAACGACGGCAGCGCCGAAGAGATCGCGCGCCTGGTCAAGGCGGGATACCTGGTGCGCACCCGCACCGATGCGGACCTGAAGGAACCGGCGCGCAACGACACCGCGCGCCGCGACAGCATGCTGGCCAGCGGCGCGCAACTGCTCAGCACCGACTATCCGGACCACGAGCCGGCCGACTCCGGCTATGTGGTGCGCTTCGCAGGCGACGCGGCGGCCCGCTGCAATCCGCAATTCCCGTCCGTGAACTGCGCAGGCAGCGACCTGACCCGCTAG
- a CDS encoding BlaI/MecI/CopY family transcriptional regulator has product MSISDAEAVVMEVLWNRHPLSAEEVFAALSGHGGWAEPTVKTLLNRLLNKGAIRADKQGRRYLYAPLLQREQWVQQQSEGLLERLFGGRVAPLVAHFSERGKLSDADIAELKRLIQELDDER; this is encoded by the coding sequence ATGTCGATCAGCGATGCCGAAGCCGTGGTGATGGAGGTGCTGTGGAACCGGCACCCGCTCAGCGCCGAAGAGGTGTTCGCCGCCCTGTCCGGGCATGGCGGCTGGGCCGAACCCACGGTCAAGACCTTGCTCAATCGCCTGCTCAACAAGGGCGCGATCCGCGCCGACAAGCAGGGTCGCCGCTATCTGTACGCGCCGTTGCTGCAGCGCGAACAGTGGGTGCAGCAACAGAGCGAAGGCCTGCTCGAACGCCTGTTCGGCGGCCGGGTGGCGCCGTTGGTGGCGCATTTCAGCGAGCGCGGCAAGCTCAGCGACGCCGATATCGCCGAACTCAAACGACTGATCCAGGAGCTGGACGATGAGCGTTGA
- a CDS encoding TonB-dependent receptor: MQRTYPIGRLACSIVLALSAPAFADTPEQAAPKTLASVDVEADQAPAPGSIAEQRLSAGVNSVLDKQQIDAIPSAGIADVLAHMPGLSAYSDMHLGQAATGENAYVSIRGMDASYNAYTLNGFGLPETDSSTRAISLNMLAPFGIQSVQVSKAPTADMPGDSIGGAIDMRTPSAFDFDRAFYAKTTAQGRLSALASDLGVKDKGGTVQQELAWKFGDNQAFGLYASGYYGKSHTLAQATSPNTSYTPVDPAQAAATDLRDVGPLANTQYKYSLYTNQIERYGANLALDWQGENSTLYARAIYGAYKVTGQQDQAGAASASSGGAPIAVRGEYFNTRDIKETLATLQLGGATTVDRLRFDYGGSVGRGTRNRPDYVEASMYALTTGNYAFDLSDPTYPNLAPSSSALKRFFYNLDTPHFWKVQGHDAGSHDNRINAHADIAYRVDGDVLDSVKVGLSADHSERGAYDHAFFHNDNNFVYGGPYFGGPDYPFYAAGGPALSALPGKIVNGGFDGRFAGPLKIVDRNWVLAQAVPYKYVDDPNGAGVYTANDYNANTTSSTESIYSGYAMATLHLGAVTVLPGVRYELTRYSADSWQSNGDDASGRFVGTGRTYGDVLPGINLNYRPDALTVYRASLRRSFSRPAFGLISGETVYSIDDTSGKLLGISKPNPDLNPSKADNADLSAEFYDAHGGVLSASAYYKRITGFVYTSQSSTSNDSTLGGLVPTGTTLENGVPVTMPQNGGTARLYGVELALSKRLQDLPGIWGNFGATANLTLQHSAADSKREDHPQKTWLPRAPERIYNLGLFYDDTKLRADLSYNYTGLQLLGLTSDRLDYYLQPVKSLDLNATYHLPHGIDVGVSVKNLLDEATFYETQGKSRRYLAYDPGADGAYVETGRVYMLTLGYTY, translated from the coding sequence ATGCAGCGCACCTACCCGATCGGCCGACTGGCCTGCTCCATCGTCCTGGCGCTGTCCGCGCCGGCATTCGCCGACACCCCGGAACAGGCGGCGCCCAAGACCCTGGCATCGGTCGACGTGGAGGCCGACCAGGCGCCCGCGCCGGGTTCGATCGCCGAGCAGCGCCTGTCCGCCGGCGTCAACAGCGTGCTGGACAAGCAGCAGATCGACGCGATCCCGTCGGCCGGCATCGCCGACGTGCTCGCGCACATGCCGGGGCTGTCCGCCTACAGCGACATGCACCTGGGCCAGGCCGCCACCGGCGAGAACGCCTACGTCAGCATCCGCGGCATGGACGCCAGCTACAACGCCTACACCCTCAACGGCTTCGGCCTGCCGGAAACCGACTCCTCGACCCGCGCGATCTCGTTGAACATGCTGGCCCCGTTCGGCATCCAGTCGGTGCAGGTCTCCAAGGCGCCGACCGCGGACATGCCGGGCGACTCCATCGGCGGCGCCATCGACATGCGCACCCCCAGCGCATTCGACTTCGACCGCGCCTTCTACGCCAAGACCACCGCGCAGGGCAGGCTCAGCGCACTGGCCTCGGACCTGGGGGTGAAGGACAAGGGCGGCACCGTGCAGCAGGAACTGGCCTGGAAATTCGGCGACAACCAGGCGTTCGGCCTCTACGCATCCGGCTACTACGGCAAGTCGCACACTTTGGCGCAGGCCACCTCGCCCAACACCAGCTACACCCCGGTCGATCCGGCGCAAGCCGCCGCCACCGACCTGCGCGATGTCGGCCCGCTGGCGAACACGCAGTACAAATACAGCCTGTACACCAACCAGATCGAACGCTACGGCGCCAACCTGGCGCTCGACTGGCAGGGCGAGAACAGCACGCTGTATGCCCGCGCGATCTACGGCGCCTACAAGGTCACCGGGCAGCAGGACCAGGCCGGCGCCGCGTCGGCCAGCAGCGGCGGCGCGCCGATCGCGGTGCGCGGCGAATACTTCAACACGCGCGACATCAAGGAAACACTGGCGACGCTGCAGCTTGGCGGCGCCACCACCGTGGACCGGCTGCGCTTCGACTACGGCGGCTCGGTCGGCCGCGGCACCCGCAACCGCCCGGACTACGTCGAAGCGAGCATGTATGCGCTCACCACCGGCAACTACGCGTTCGACCTCAGCGACCCGACCTATCCGAACCTGGCGCCCAGTTCCAGCGCGCTGAAGCGCTTCTTCTACAACCTGGACACCCCGCACTTCTGGAAAGTGCAGGGTCACGACGCCGGCAGCCACGACAACCGCATCAACGCGCATGCCGACATCGCCTACCGCGTCGATGGCGATGTGCTGGACAGCGTCAAGGTCGGCCTGTCGGCGGACCATTCCGAGCGCGGCGCCTACGATCACGCCTTCTTCCACAACGACAACAACTTCGTCTACGGCGGCCCCTACTTCGGCGGCCCCGACTATCCGTTCTATGCGGCAGGCGGCCCCGCCCTGTCGGCCTTGCCCGGCAAGATCGTCAACGGCGGCTTCGACGGCAGGTTCGCCGGTCCGCTCAAGATCGTGGACCGCAACTGGGTGCTGGCGCAGGCGGTGCCCTACAAGTACGTCGACGATCCCAATGGCGCCGGCGTGTATACCGCCAACGACTACAACGCCAACACCACCTCCAGCACCGAATCGATCTATTCGGGCTACGCCATGGCCACGCTGCACCTGGGCGCGGTGACCGTGCTGCCCGGCGTGCGCTACGAACTGACCCGCTACTCGGCCGATTCCTGGCAGTCCAATGGCGACGATGCCAGCGGCCGCTTCGTCGGCACCGGCCGCACCTACGGCGACGTGCTGCCCGGGATCAACCTCAACTATCGCCCGGACGCTCTCACCGTCTATCGTGCCTCGCTGCGGCGCAGCTTCAGCCGCCCGGCGTTCGGCCTGATTTCCGGCGAGACGGTCTATTCGATCGACGACACCAGCGGCAAGCTGCTGGGCATTTCCAAGCCCAATCCCGACCTGAATCCGAGCAAGGCCGACAACGCCGACCTGTCGGCGGAGTTCTACGACGCCCACGGCGGCGTGCTCAGCGCCTCGGCCTACTACAAGCGCATCACCGGCTTCGTCTACACCTCGCAGTCGTCCACCAGCAACGACAGTACCCTCGGCGGCCTGGTTCCCACCGGCACCACCCTGGAAAACGGCGTGCCGGTGACCATGCCGCAGAACGGCGGCACCGCCAGGCTGTACGGCGTGGAGCTGGCGCTGAGCAAGCGCCTGCAGGACCTGCCGGGCATCTGGGGCAATTTCGGCGCCACCGCCAACCTCACCCTGCAGCACAGCGCAGCCGACAGCAAGCGCGAGGATCACCCGCAGAAGACCTGGTTGCCGCGCGCGCCGGAGCGGATCTACAACCTCGGCCTGTTCTACGACGACACGAAGCTGCGCGCCGACCTGAGCTACAACTACACCGGCCTGCAACTGCTCGGCCTGACCAGCGACCGGCTCGACTACTACCTGCAGCCGGTGAAGTCGCTGGACTTGAACGCCACCTACCACCTGCCGCACGGCATCGACGTGGGCGTGTCGGTCAAGAACCTGCTCGACGAAGCCACGTTCTACGAAACCCAGGGCAAGTCCAGGCGCTACCTGGCCTACGATCCCGGCGCCGACGGCGCCTATGTCGAGACCGGGCGGGTGTACATGCTGACGCTGGGCTACACCTACTGA
- a CDS encoding glycerophosphodiester phosphodiesterase family protein, with the protein MLLSLLSCGGLPAIAGTHADGPDAYSGSYDRPGRPAIVGHRGAAGIRPENTLSSFREALELGADALETDVHLTQDGVWVINHDFFLNADVARDSSGQWNAPRTPLSAMTYAQIEGYDIGRARPDSAYAKEHPALVAVDGERVPTLDQLIALIRGHDDKTQLFLEIKSLPIVPGLSAGPEVLARGVVQALDKNDFKQRTYVLCFDWNVLRAIHRLDPAIRLVFLTQDVKRALARDDARALTNKDAHSVMQQMSGLDGLGGRSVGQAVRDEGGAVWDINYADITAADLAQARRDHLPLGAWTVDDADTARLLYNLGVDYITTNRPDVMLKAFGKDAALNTPLPAGASH; encoded by the coding sequence GTGTTGCTTTCCCTGTTGTCGTGCGGCGGCCTGCCCGCCATCGCCGGCACGCATGCCGATGGCCCCGATGCCTACAGCGGCAGCTACGACCGGCCCGGGCGTCCGGCCATCGTCGGTCACCGCGGGGCCGCGGGAATCCGTCCCGAGAACACGCTGTCGTCGTTTCGCGAAGCGCTGGAACTGGGCGCCGACGCGCTGGAGACCGATGTGCACCTGACCCAGGACGGCGTGTGGGTCATCAACCACGATTTCTTCCTGAATGCCGATGTCGCGCGCGACAGCAGCGGGCAATGGAACGCACCCAGGACGCCGTTGTCGGCCATGACCTACGCGCAGATCGAAGGCTACGACATCGGCCGCGCGCGCCCGGATTCGGCGTATGCCAAGGAACACCCTGCGCTGGTGGCGGTCGACGGCGAGCGCGTGCCCACGCTGGACCAACTGATCGCGCTGATCCGCGGCCACGACGACAAAACGCAGCTGTTCCTGGAAATAAAATCCCTGCCGATCGTGCCCGGATTGAGCGCCGGCCCCGAGGTGCTGGCGCGCGGCGTGGTGCAGGCGCTGGACAAGAACGATTTCAAGCAGCGCACCTATGTGCTGTGCTTCGACTGGAACGTGCTGCGTGCGATCCATCGTCTCGACCCGGCGATCCGGCTGGTGTTCCTGACCCAGGACGTCAAGCGTGCACTGGCCCGCGACGACGCGCGTGCGCTGACCAACAAGGATGCGCACAGCGTCATGCAGCAGATGAGCGGCCTGGATGGACTGGGCGGACGTTCGGTCGGCCAGGCGGTCAGGGACGAAGGCGGCGCGGTCTGGGACATCAACTATGCCGACATCACCGCCGCCGACCTGGCGCAGGCCAGACGCGACCATCTGCCGCTCGGCGCATGGACCGTGGACGATGCCGACACCGCGCGCCTGCTGTACAACCTCGGCGTCGACTACATCACCACCAACCGCCCCGACGTGATGCTCAAGGCCTTCGGCAAGGACGCCGCGTTGAACACGCCATTGCCGGCGGGCGCTTCGCACTAG
- a CDS encoding M23 family metallopeptidase: protein MKTLLSLAMLIVALALGYWVLRAGVQVRPSAMAATASASDAAAATPTMQPAAAPATTQSQAAAPSPPPVAADIAPTPPAATAEAAGAAPANGSADLLIPVQGVTGEQLQDTFTDARSQGRRHDAIDILAPAGTPVLAVADGSVEKLFYSERGGLTVYQFEPSGRYAYYYAHLQRYADGLAEKQAIRRGQVIGYVGSTGNADPGAPHLHFEIHRLGPEKQWWKGESLNPYPLLRGEQRL from the coding sequence ATGAAGACGCTGCTGAGCCTGGCGATGCTGATCGTGGCGCTGGCGCTGGGCTACTGGGTGCTGCGCGCCGGGGTGCAGGTGCGTCCCAGCGCGATGGCCGCGACAGCGTCCGCCAGCGACGCGGCAGCTGCCACGCCCACGATGCAGCCCGCTGCTGCGCCGGCAACGACGCAATCGCAAGCGGCCGCGCCCTCGCCTCCGCCCGTCGCGGCGGACATCGCGCCGACGCCGCCTGCCGCGACCGCGGAGGCGGCCGGAGCCGCGCCGGCGAATGGCTCGGCCGACCTGCTGATCCCGGTGCAAGGCGTGACCGGCGAGCAGTTGCAGGACACCTTCACCGACGCCCGCAGCCAGGGCCGCCGCCACGATGCGATCGACATCCTGGCGCCGGCCGGCACGCCGGTGCTGGCGGTGGCCGACGGCAGCGTGGAGAAGCTGTTCTACAGCGAGCGCGGCGGCCTCACCGTGTACCAGTTCGAACCCAGCGGCCGCTATGCCTACTACTACGCGCACCTGCAGCGTTATGCCGACGGGCTGGCGGAGAAGCAGGCGATCCGCCGCGGCCAGGTGATCGGCTACGTCGGCAGCACCGGCAACGCCGACCCCGGCGCGCCGCACCTGCATTTCGAGATCCACCGGCTGGGCCCGGAAAAGCAGTGGTGGAAAGGCGAATCGCTCAACCCGTATCCGCTGCTGCGCGGCGAACAGCGGCTGTAG
- a CDS encoding acetyl-CoA hydrolase/transferase C-terminal domain-containing protein: protein MTDHIEDLDAAADLILQRIPGALRIGAPLGIGKPHRLLNALYDRVAADPQRPLQLYTALSLNPPAPGGGLEGRFAGPFVQRHFGEDFPTLKYVQAMQRDALPAHIQVEEFYMQSGALLRSTQAQRSYTSLNYTHAADAVAQRAPNLIVQKVAREPDGTRLSFSCNNDITQDTLDAVRRRGLPRPLLVAEVDPQLPWIGGSAAVEPAFFDVVVDPPGPYPRLFGLPRQPVADADYAIGLYASALVRDGGTLQIGIGTLADALCHALVLRHTDNARYRQVLAALDPALETHPAVRDCGGLEPFSIGLFGCSEMLNEGFRQLVQCGVIRRKVLDDAELMQRVADGSADADDQARLQRDGEYLQGAFYLGSPEFYAWLREMPAEARAAIGMHRISAINQLYGDERLRRLQRREARFFNSCMMATVLGAAVSDALDDGRVVSGVGGQYNFVAMAHALDDARSVLMFRATRGEAPALHSNLRWNYGHTTIPRHLRDIYLNEYGIADLRGMTDEDCAIEMIGIADAAFQPALLAEARQAGKLRSDVALPRWQRNRAERVRAALAPFRADGSLPDYPLGSDFTEIEQRLLRALTWLKRHTAGSGAKLATVARALLSRQAGDAACLQRMALDAPRGIGERVQARLLAYALRQTRQP from the coding sequence ATGACCGACCACATCGAAGACCTCGACGCCGCTGCCGACCTCATCCTGCAGCGCATCCCCGGCGCGCTGCGCATCGGCGCGCCGCTGGGCATCGGCAAGCCGCACCGCCTGCTCAACGCGCTGTACGACCGGGTCGCGGCCGATCCGCAGCGGCCGCTGCAGCTCTACACCGCGCTGTCGCTGAACCCGCCGGCGCCCGGCGGCGGACTGGAAGGCCGCTTCGCGGGCCCGTTCGTGCAGCGCCATTTCGGCGAGGATTTCCCGACGCTCAAGTACGTGCAGGCCATGCAGCGCGATGCGTTGCCGGCGCACATCCAGGTCGAGGAGTTCTACATGCAGTCCGGCGCGCTGCTGCGCTCGACCCAGGCGCAGCGCAGCTACACCAGCCTCAACTACACCCATGCCGCCGATGCGGTGGCGCAGCGCGCGCCCAACCTGATCGTGCAGAAGGTGGCGCGCGAACCCGACGGCACGCGCCTGTCGTTCTCGTGCAACAACGACATCACCCAGGACACGCTGGACGCGGTGCGCCGGCGCGGGCTGCCGCGGCCGCTGCTGGTCGCCGAGGTCGATCCGCAGTTGCCGTGGATCGGCGGCAGCGCGGCGGTGGAGCCGGCGTTCTTCGACGTGGTGGTGGACCCGCCGGGGCCGTATCCGCGCCTGTTCGGGCTGCCGCGGCAGCCGGTGGCCGATGCCGACTACGCCATCGGCCTGTATGCGAGCGCGCTGGTGCGCGACGGCGGCACGCTGCAGATCGGCATCGGCACGCTGGCCGATGCGCTGTGCCACGCATTGGTGCTGCGGCACACCGACAACGCGCGCTACCGGCAGGTGCTGGCGGCGCTGGATCCGGCGCTGGAAACGCACCCGGCGGTGCGCGACTGCGGCGGGCTGGAACCGTTCTCGATCGGCCTGTTCGGCTGCAGCGAAATGCTCAACGAAGGCTTCCGCCAGTTGGTCCAGTGCGGCGTGATCCGGCGCAAGGTGCTGGACGATGCGGAGTTGATGCAGCGCGTGGCCGACGGCAGCGCCGACGCCGACGACCAGGCGCGGCTGCAGCGCGATGGCGAATACCTGCAGGGCGCGTTCTATCTCGGCTCGCCCGAGTTCTACGCCTGGCTGCGCGAGATGCCGGCGGAGGCGCGTGCGGCCATCGGCATGCACCGGATCAGCGCGATCAACCAGCTCTACGGCGACGAGCGCCTGCGCCGCCTGCAACGGCGCGAGGCGCGCTTCTTCAACTCGTGCATGATGGCCACCGTGCTGGGCGCGGCGGTGTCCGATGCGCTGGACGACGGCCGCGTGGTGTCCGGGGTCGGCGGCCAGTACAACTTCGTGGCGATGGCGCACGCCCTGGACGACGCGCGCAGCGTGCTGATGTTCCGCGCCACCCGCGGCGAGGCGCCCGCGCTGCACTCCAACCTGCGCTGGAACTACGGCCACACCACCATCCCGCGCCACCTGCGCGACATCTACCTCAACGAATACGGCATCGCCGACCTGCGCGGCATGACCGACGAGGACTGCGCGATCGAAATGATCGGCATCGCCGATGCGGCATTCCAGCCTGCGCTGCTGGCCGAGGCCAGGCAGGCTGGCAAGCTGCGCAGCGACGTCGCGCTGCCGCGATGGCAGCGCAACCGCGCCGAACGCGTGCGCGCGGCGCTGGCTCCGTTCCGCGCCGACGGCAGCCTGCCCGACTATCCGCTGGGCAGCGACTTCACCGAGATCGAACAGCGCCTGTTGCGCGCGCTGACCTGGCTCAAGCGCCATACCGCCGGCAGCGGTGCCAAGCTCGCCACCGTGGCGCGCGCGCTGCTGTCGCGGCAGGCTGGCGATGCGGCCTGCCTGCAGCGCATGGCGCTGGACGCGCCGCGCGGCATCGGCGAGCGCGTGCAGGCGCGCCTGCTGGCCTACGCACTGCGACAGACCCGCCAGCCCTGA
- a CDS encoding L,D-transpeptidase family protein: MSRLSLPLACLAVLLGSAAGSASAQPPAKAATSTAATDSGERSPLRAQVLLDRAHFSPGEIDGQPGSNQRRAVSGFQAARGLTVNGELDDATWQALAQDAAPALVAYTLTAEDVAGPFPKIPEDTAEKAKLPALGYESVEERLGERFHAAPALLRALNPSTDFAQAGASVQVPNVLGTAALPKAAKLVVDKSDSTVRLLDAGGAILAQFPASTGSEHDPLPIGDWKIKGVVRQPTFHYNPKLFWDADKSDKKATLAAGPNNPVGEVWIDLSKDHYGLHGTPDPARVGKAQSHGCVRLTNWDALTVAAAVNASVPVTMQE, encoded by the coding sequence ATGTCCCGTCTATCGCTTCCACTCGCCTGCCTCGCCGTGCTGTTGGGGAGCGCAGCCGGCAGCGCATCGGCGCAGCCGCCGGCCAAGGCCGCGACCTCCACTGCGGCAACGGACAGCGGCGAGCGTTCGCCGCTGCGCGCGCAGGTGCTGCTGGATCGCGCGCACTTCTCGCCGGGCGAGATCGACGGGCAGCCCGGTTCCAACCAGCGCCGCGCGGTGTCCGGCTTCCAGGCCGCACGCGGATTGACCGTCAACGGCGAACTCGACGACGCCACCTGGCAGGCCCTGGCGCAGGACGCCGCGCCCGCGCTGGTCGCCTACACGCTCACCGCCGAGGACGTCGCCGGCCCCTTCCCGAAGATTCCCGAGGACACCGCGGAGAAGGCCAAGCTGCCGGCGCTGGGCTACGAATCGGTGGAAGAGCGCCTGGGCGAACGCTTCCACGCCGCGCCCGCGCTGTTGCGCGCGCTGAACCCGTCGACCGACTTCGCCCAGGCCGGTGCCAGCGTGCAGGTGCCGAACGTGCTCGGCACCGCCGCGCTGCCGAAGGCGGCCAAGCTGGTGGTCGACAAATCCGACTCCACCGTGCGCCTGCTCGATGCCGGCGGCGCGATCCTGGCCCAGTTCCCCGCCTCCACCGGCAGCGAGCACGACCCGCTGCCGATCGGCGACTGGAAGATCAAGGGCGTGGTACGGCAGCCGACCTTCCACTACAACCCCAAGCTGTTCTGGGACGCCGACAAGTCGGACAAGAAGGCGACGCTGGCGGCAGGCCCGAACAATCCGGTCGGCGAGGTGTGGATCGATCTGTCCAAGGATCATTACGGGCTGCACGGCACGCCGGATCCGGCGCGGGTCGGCAAGGCGCAATCGCATGGCTGCGTGCGCCTGACCAACTGGGATGCGCTGACCGTTGCCGCCGCGGTCAACGCGTCGGTGCCGGTGACCATGCAGGAGTGA
- a CDS encoding DUF3348 domain-containing protein, with translation MAKAPPRPPVPGPAFIRLLARLTEAEIAPTSPALADRLGQWIDWTRAVAVSRALDGKLPAIDADAPFEGVDEAECARVRGTLEAAIGADNAADAGRPGTRHGAAADAQAAPDYAPFQQRYLSLQRSMLTATGRLRGQLRDTLARSSADMARLAEVDAVMELTLSPREQTLLAAVPRLLGQHFERLREAGHTPPADAQAADLPQPPSAGAWLEVFRQDMQHVLRAELDVRFHPIEGLLAALRTR, from the coding sequence ATGGCGAAAGCTCCTCCACGGCCGCCTGTCCCGGGCCCGGCGTTCATTCGCCTCCTCGCACGTCTCACCGAGGCCGAGATCGCGCCGACCAGCCCTGCGCTGGCCGACCGGCTCGGCCAATGGATCGACTGGACGCGCGCCGTGGCCGTGTCCAGGGCGCTGGATGGCAAGCTGCCCGCGATCGACGCCGATGCGCCGTTCGAGGGCGTCGACGAAGCCGAATGCGCGCGGGTGCGCGGCACGCTGGAAGCCGCGATCGGCGCCGACAACGCCGCCGACGCAGGCAGGCCCGGAACCCGGCACGGCGCCGCCGCCGATGCGCAGGCGGCACCGGACTATGCGCCGTTCCAGCAGCGCTACCTATCGCTGCAACGGTCGATGCTGACCGCCACCGGCCGCCTGCGCGGCCAGCTGCGCGACACGCTGGCGCGGTCCTCGGCCGACATGGCGCGGCTGGCGGAGGTGGATGCGGTCATGGAGCTGACCCTGAGCCCGCGCGAGCAGACCCTGCTGGCCGCCGTGCCGAGGCTGCTGGGGCAGCATTTCGAACGCCTGCGCGAGGCCGGGCACACGCCGCCGGCCGATGCGCAAGCGGCGGACCTCCCGCAGCCGCCGAGCGCCGGCGCCTGGCTGGAGGTGTTCCGCCAGGACATGCAGCACGTGCTGCGCGCCGAGCTGGACGTCCGCTTCCATCCCATCGAAGGGCTGCTCGCAGCGCTTCGCACCCGCTGA